GGGCGAGCGGTCAACGGCCGTTTCCCGCGGCAAGGCCCGCCACGCCAGCAGCAGGGCGACGCTGCCCGGAACAATGTTAATGGCGAACAGCCACTGCCAGCTCAGCGCGTCCAGTATGGTTCCGCCCAGCACGGGGGCAATCGCCGTGCTGGAGGCGATAAGCAGGGCGTGCAGCCCCAGAATACGGCCAAGCAGTCGACCCGGAAAAACGGATCGCAGGATCGCCGGGGCGATACTCAGGGTGGCCGCACCGCCGATGCCCTGCAGAATACGCATGCCGGTTAACATTTCCGGCGTCGCTGCCAGCGCGCAGCCGAGCGAGGTGAGCGTAAAGGTGGCAAGCCCAACAAGAAACACCGGGCGATAGCCCACGCGCGCCGCCAGCGCCGCGAAGATGGCTAACGTCATTGCCGCTGAAAGCAGGTAACCGTTGGAGAACCAGACCGCAACGTTTGCGGGTACCTGCATCGCCCTTGCCATGGAGGGCAGCGCGATGTTGATCATGGTGCCGTCAAAGACGCCCATCAGCGTGGTGGTCATGACGGCGGCCATGACCCGGGCGCGTTCATGACCGGGTAAGCCTTCATCGCCGGGCAGGTTTGAAAAAAACGTCATCGTCGTTACTCCGCATAAGAATAGTGATGACGAAACTATAAGCATGCGGTATACAGGGCGGAAGACGCATCAGCTGCACTTAATCGTTGCATATAACGCCTTATCTTAGGAGTCACCGTGTCCGATCCTGACTTTAACCTTCTGGTTGCGCTCGACGTTCTGCTGGCCGAAGCCAGCGTGGCGGGCGCGGCGCGACGTTTGAACCTCAGCACCTCCGCCATGAGCCGCACCCTGAGCAGGCTGCGGGAGGTGACCGGCGATCCTGTTCTGGTGAGGGCCGGGCGTCATATGGTGCTGACGCCCTGGGGAGAAGCCACGCGGGACCGCGCCAGAAGCGCCGTGCATGAGGCGAGGGCGGTGCTGCAGCCCTCCACCGACGCGCTGAAGGTGGAAAATCTCGAGCGGCTGTTCACCATCAGAGCCAACGACGGTTTTGTGGTGGCGTTTGGGCCACTGCTGATTGCGGCGGTGGCGAGCGTTGCCCCCGGGGTGTGCATCCGCTTCTCGCCGAAACCTGAAAAAACCTCGCGCTATTTGCGTGAGGGGCTGGTCGACCTGGAGATCGGCGTGCAGAGCAATATGGGGCCGGAAATACGGCTGCAACGGCTCTTTCAGGATCGGTTTGTTGGCGCGGTGCGTAAGGGACATCCGCTGTCATTACGGCCTGACGTCAGCCTTGACGATTATGTCGCGTGGGGCCACGTGGTGGCCTCGCCGGACGGATCGCTACACGGGTTTGTCGATGACGCGCTGGCGGAACGGGGGATGAAACGCAAGGTCGCCAGCGTG
This region of Enterobacter asburiae genomic DNA includes:
- a CDS encoding LysR family transcriptional regulator, with the protein product MSDPDFNLLVALDVLLAEASVAGAARRLNLSTSAMSRTLSRLREVTGDPVLVRAGRHMVLTPWGEATRDRARSAVHEARAVLQPSTDALKVENLERLFTIRANDGFVVAFGPLLIAAVASVAPGVCIRFSPKPEKTSRYLREGLVDLEIGVQSNMGPEIRLQRLFQDRFVGAVRKGHPLSLRPDVSLDDYVAWGHVVASPDGSLHGFVDDALAERGMKRKVASVVPGFPTALSVALASDLIAMVPALYLLNQPMNKRVHVFELPFKTRTITVSQMWHPRMERDPGHRWLREKVLEVCRAVR